From Moritella sp. Urea-trap-13, the proteins below share one genomic window:
- the glnA gene encoding glutamate--ammonia ligase: MSAENVLALIKEQDVKFVDLRFTDTKGKEQHVSLPHHQVNAGFFEEGKMFDGSSIEGWKGINESDMILMPDPATAVLDPFTEATTLNLRCDVLEPATMQGYSRDPRSVAKRALAYLRSTGIADDVFFGPEPEFFLFDDVKYKTDMSGSMYKIDAEEASWNSDKEYEGGNMGHRPGVKGGYFPVSPVDSAQDIRSAMCLVMEEMGLTVEAHHHEVATAGQNEIAALYNSIVEKADEVQITKYVIHNVAHAYGKTATFMPKPLVGDNGSGMHCHQSLQKNGENLFSGDQYGGLSEMALYYIGGIIKHAKAINAFANPATNSYKRLVPGFEAPVMLAYSARNRSASIRIPIVPSPKATRIEVRFPDPAANPYLAFSAMLMAGIDGIKNRIHPGDAMDKDLYDLPAEEAAEIPQVAASLDEALAALDSDRDFLTAGDVMADDTIDAYIAIKAQEVERLNMTTHPIEFEMYYSV, encoded by the coding sequence TCATCAAGTGAATGCCGGCTTCTTTGAAGAAGGTAAAATGTTTGATGGTTCATCAATTGAAGGTTGGAAAGGCATCAACGAATCTGACATGATTTTAATGCCAGACCCTGCAACAGCTGTACTTGACCCGTTCACAGAAGCAACAACGCTGAACCTACGTTGTGACGTACTAGAACCTGCAACAATGCAAGGTTATAGCCGTGACCCACGTTCTGTAGCTAAACGAGCACTTGCATACTTACGTTCGACAGGTATCGCAGATGATGTTTTCTTCGGTCCAGAACCAGAATTTTTCCTATTTGATGATGTTAAATACAAAACAGACATGTCAGGTAGTATGTACAAAATTGACGCTGAAGAAGCTTCTTGGAACTCTGACAAAGAGTACGAAGGCGGCAACATGGGTCACCGTCCAGGCGTTAAAGGTGGTTACTTCCCAGTATCACCAGTTGACTCTGCACAAGACATCCGTAGCGCAATGTGCTTAGTAATGGAAGAAATGGGCTTAACAGTTGAAGCGCATCACCATGAAGTAGCAACCGCTGGTCAAAACGAAATCGCAGCACTATACAACTCTATCGTTGAAAAAGCTGATGAAGTGCAAATCACTAAATATGTTATCCATAATGTTGCCCACGCTTATGGCAAAACAGCAACATTTATGCCGAAGCCATTAGTAGGCGATAACGGTTCAGGTATGCATTGTCACCAATCACTACAGAAAAATGGCGAAAACCTTTTCTCTGGTGATCAGTATGGCGGCCTATCTGAAATGGCACTTTATTACATTGGTGGCATCATCAAGCACGCAAAAGCAATTAACGCATTTGCTAACCCAGCAACTAACTCGTACAAACGTTTAGTTCCAGGTTTTGAAGCACCAGTAATGCTAGCTTACTCTGCACGTAACCGTTCAGCATCGATTCGTATCCCAATCGTACCATCGCCAAAAGCGACGCGTATTGAAGTACGTTTCCCAGATCCAGCAGCAAACCCATACTTAGCATTCTCAGCTATGTTAATGGCGGGTATCGACGGTATTAAAAACCGTATCCACCCTGGTGATGCTATGGATAAAGATTTATACGATCTGCCAGCTGAAGAAGCAGCAGAAATTCCACAAGTTGCAGCATCATTAGACGAAGCACTTGCGGCACTCGATTCAGATCGTGATTTCTTAACAGCTGGTGATGTAATGGCCGACGATACGATCGACGCTTACATCGCAATTAAAGCGCAAGAAGTTGAAAGACTGAACATGACAACTCACCCAATTGAGTTTGAAATGTACTACAGCGTATAA
- a CDS encoding DUF4124 domain-containing protein, which translates to MKHSVLLILLLTSYASIAAIYQWTDEQGITHFSDDESKPESATEIDVKLTPPSIASLTQSRTPEASAANPSITDIAEIAIGISIHSPVDQQTLRSNSGDITLSATLSTTLAYGLNMRLLIDGVTHSEQIDTQFNVSGVPIGTHTLQLKIIDHLGKVIASSELITVYLHRFKAN; encoded by the coding sequence ATGAAACACAGTGTATTATTAATATTATTACTCACCAGTTACGCGAGTATCGCCGCTATTTATCAATGGACTGATGAACAAGGCATAACCCATTTTTCGGATGACGAAAGTAAACCTGAATCCGCCACAGAAATTGATGTAAAACTCACACCGCCATCAATAGCATCACTAACGCAATCAAGAACGCCAGAGGCAAGTGCAGCGAACCCAAGCATCACTGACATTGCTGAAATAGCGATTGGCATTAGTATCCACAGTCCTGTTGATCAACAAACCTTGCGCAGCAATAGCGGCGATATAACCTTATCAGCGACACTGAGTACCACACTCGCCTATGGTTTAAATATGCGTTTATTAATTGATGGGGTGACCCATAGCGAACAAATTGACACGCAATTTAATGTTAGTGGCGTGCCCATTGGCACACACACACTACAACTAAAAATAATTGACCACTTGGGCAAGGTAATTGCATCGTCAGAACTAATCACAGTTTATTTACATCGTTTTAAAGCTAACTAA